A single region of the Betta splendens chromosome 12, fBetSpl5.4, whole genome shotgun sequence genome encodes:
- the marveld2a gene encoding MARVEL domain-containing protein 2, with product MSYGGGFTGRAERLCQVPQYEQVPQDTLPRQESCDLQPLSKQRAPDLAKSSDPLPPPPLPDQPPVGPDFDPSGSEVNSDPSIDIKPVHRFIPDSWKNFFRGSNRSSKKPWSMSSSSHNNNSTTEGVRCSPPHSPSVPGSYRAPYGDSGGSCNSKKQLLEPRDAHESVSGRTYRTALTYSERVEEYHQRYAYMKSWAGLLRILGCVELLLGAAVFACVCAYIHKDNEWFNMFGYSAQAGSYYNGYYYTGPKTPFVLVVAGLAWLVTVILLVLGMTMYYRTILLDSNWWPLTEFVINLVLAILYMAAAVVYVNDTTRGGLCYYPMFSNGINGLFCRTEAGQTAAIIFLFVTMVVYLIGAMVCLKLWRHEVARMHRERLVQEMQPSEHRAAQSLMAPAPSHKHPEQVQGSSVVPIQASARAAPAKVLQGAIPAGHIPKPVILPDYIAKYPSIRSDEERDQYRAVFNDQYAEYKELHADVQVTLKKFDEMDGMMRSLLQHPNSQKEVDRINNILQEYQRKKNDPTFLEKKERCEYLKNKLSHIKQKIQEYDKVMQWNDGFA from the exons ATGTCCTATGGAGGAGGCTTCACCGGACGCGCTGAGCGTCTCTGCCAGGTGCCTCAATATGAGCAGGTGCCACAGGACACCTTACCCCGACAGGAGTCCTGTGACTTGCAACCGCTGAGCAAACAGCGTGCACCTGATCTCGCCAAGAGCTCCGACCCGCTaccacccccacccctgccAGATCAGCCGCCCGTGGGTCCCGACTTCGATCCTAGCGGCAGTGAGGTCAACAGCGATCCTTCCATCGACATCAAGCCCGTCCACCGGTTCATCCCAGACTCGTGGAAGAACTTTTTCCGAGGGAGTAACCGCAGCAGTAAGAAGCCGTGGTCCATGTCCAGCTCCtcgcacaacaacaacagtaccACTGAGGGCGTCCGCTGCTCTCCTCCGCACTCTCCGTCTGTTCCCGGGTCATACCGGGCTCCATATGGAGACTCAGGTGGCAGCTGCAACTCCAAGAAGCAGCTCCTGGAGCCGCGGGATGCCCACGAGTCTGTGTCGGGCCGCACCTACCGCACAGCTCTGACCTACAGCGAGCGAGTGGAGGAGTACCACCAGCGCTACGCCTACATGaagtcctgggctgggctgctgAGGATTCTGGGCTGCGTGGAGCTCCTGCTGGGAGCAGCTGTGTTTGCCTGCGTCTGTGCCTACATCCACAAAGACAACGAGTGGTTCAACATGTTTGGGTATTCAGCCCAGGCAGGAAGTTATTACAATGGGTACTACTACACGGGCCCAAAGACCCCGTTTGTGCTGGTGGTGGCAGGACTGGCCTGGCTGGTGACTGTGATTCTCTTAGTCCTGGGGATGACGATGTACTACAGAACCATCCTGCTGGACTCCAACTGGTGGCCTCTGACCGAGTTTGTCATCAACCTGGTGCTGGCCATTCTCTACATGGCAGCAG CTGTCGTCTACGTCAATGACACCACACGCGGAGGCCTCTGCTACTATCCCATGTTCAGCAATGGCATCAACGGGCTCTTTTGCAGAACAGAAGCGGGCCAGACTGCAGCCATCATCTTTCTGTTTGTCACCATGGTTGTTTACCTGATCGGGGCCATGGTGTGTCTGAAGCTGTGGAGACACGAAGTGGCACGAATGCACCGTGAGCGTTTGGTCCAGGAG ATGCAGCCCTCAGAGCACCGAGCTGCACAGTCATTG ATGGCTCCAGCTCCCTCTCACAAACACCCAGAGCAGGTCCAGGGCTCCTCAGTCGTTCCCATTCAGGCCTCTGCCAGAGCAGCTCCAGCCAAGGTTTTACAGGGAGCCATCCCAGCAGGACACATCCCCAAACCTGTTATTCTACCTGACTACATTGC CAAATACCCTTCGATCCGGTCCGATGAGGAGCGGGACCAGTATCGAGCCGTGTTCAACGATCAGTACGCAGAGTACAAGGAACTCCATGCAGATGTGCAGGTCACCCTCAAGAAGTTTGACGAGATGGACGGCATGAtgcgcagcctgctccagcacCCCAACAGCCAGAAG GAGGTTGATCGCATTAACAACATCCTTCAGGAATACCAGAGGAAGAAAAAC GATCCCACTTTCCTTGAGAAGAAAGAACGCTGCGAGTACCTTAAGAACAAGCTGTCTCACATAAAGCAGAAGATCCAGGAATACGATAAAGTCATGCAGTGGAACGACGGATTCGCCTAA